A DNA window from Ipomoea triloba cultivar NCNSP0323 chromosome 10, ASM357664v1 contains the following coding sequences:
- the LOC116033271 gene encoding zinc finger MYM-type protein 1-like, with protein MSIVLRFVNRDGFIQERLFGVVHVKDTIASTLKSSIFSILSRHNLDVQNIRGQGYDGASNMRGEWNGLKALILDECPYAYYVYCFAHRLQLALVTSSKEVILVHQFFTKLNSIINVVGVSCKRNDQLKVAHASNIAHLLSIDKRESGRGLNQIGSLQRPGGTTHAHRGDADAAYEVLTSFEFVFIMHLMRKFFEISNMLCQALQLQSQEILNEMHLVSSTKLFIQNLRDSGWDELVASVKSFCEIVNITVLDFDAQYIARRGRARHQQDELTIGHHYKFDIFNAVVESQL; from the exons atgtcgATTGTCTTGAGATTTGTTAATAGAGATGGCTTTATACAGGAACGTCTCTTTGGAGTTGTTCATGTTAAGGACACTATTGCATCAACATTGAAATCATCTATCTTTTCTATCTTATCTCGacataatcttgatgttcaaaatATTCGGGGACAAGGTTATGATGGTGCAAGTAACATGCGTGGAGAATGGAATGGATTAAAAGCTTTAATCTTGGATGAATGTCCTTATGCTTATTATGTTTATTGTTTTGCACATCGATTACAATTGGCATTAGTAACTTCATCAAAGGAAGTCATCcttgtccatcaatttttcaCCAAGTTGAACTCTATTATTAATGTTGTTGGGGTATCATGTAAGCGCAATGACCAGTTGAAAGTTGCACATGCCTCAAATATTGCTCATTTGCTTAGTATTGATAAGCGTGAAAGTGGGAGGGGCCTTAATCAAATTGGTTCTTTACAAAGGCCGG GTGGAACTACACATGCTCACCGTGGAGATGCCGATGCAGCTTATGAGGTACTCACTTCTTTTGAGTTTGTATTCATTATGCATCTCATGAGAAAATTTTTTGAGATTTCTAATATGCTTTGCCAAGCTTTGCAACTTCAATCTCAAGAAATATTGAATGAAATGCATCTTGTGTCATCTACTAAATTGtttattcaaaatttaagaGATAGTGGATGGGATGAATTAGTTGCAAGTGTGAAGTCTTTTTGTGAAATTGTCAACATAACTGTGCTGGACTTTGATGCTCAATATATTGCAAGAAGAGGAAGGGCTAGGCATCAACAAGATGAATTAACAATTGGGCATCATtacaaatttgatatttttaatgcCGTGGTCGAATCTCAGTTGTAA
- the LOC116031748 gene encoding uncharacterized protein LOC116031748, protein MSLVTDEIRASATEFYKGNEICQEKSKFLLSEVGMPRGLLPMEDMEECGYVKETGFVWLRAKKKTEHKFEQIGKLVQYAAEVTAYVEPKKIKKLTGVKAKELMLWVTISEICLDDPPTGKIHFKNPIGIAKTFPVSAFELPEEEEKKKENKEEVKENAAAPAAVEVKEV, encoded by the coding sequence ATGTCTCTGGTGACAGATGAGATCAGAGCGAGCGCAACGGAGTTCTACAAAGGAAATGAGATCTGCCAAGAGAAATCAAAGTTCTTGCTGAGCGAAGTGGGGATGCCGAGGGGGCTTCTGCCCATGGAAGACATGGAAGAGTGTGGGTATGTGAAGGAGACCGGGTTTGTGTGGCTGAGAGCGAAGAAGAAGACGGAGCACAAGTTTGAGCAGATAGGGAAGCTGGTGCAGTACGCGGCGGAGGTGACGGCGTACGTGGAGCCCAAGAAGATCAAGAAGTTGACCGGAGTGAAGGCCAAGGAGCTGATGCTGTGGGTGACCATCAGTGAGATTTGCCTGGATGATCCCCCCACTGGAAAGATCCACTTCAAGAACCCCATCGGCATCGCCAAGACGTTCCCCGTCTCGGCTTTCGAGCTGCccgaggaggaggagaagaagaaagagaacaaGGAGGAGGTCAAGGAGAACGCCGCCGCCCCCGCCGCCGTGGAGGTGAAGGAGGTGTAA